One region of Candidatus Electrothrix rattekaaiensis genomic DNA includes:
- the epmA gene encoding EF-P lysine aminoacylase EpmA: MLSLEGLAQRALLIQRIRDFFRHRKYIEVDTPIRLPVLIPEAEIIPLASESWFLQTSPELCMKRVLAQGCSQIFQICPCFRKGERGRLHQEEFTMLEWYHTEWSYLELMKECEQMIQQVAGKDSICRSGRRISLVAPWQRLTVNDAFRCYAGMSAQEAVDTGRFDMLLVEKVEPELGWESPVFLYDYPIELASLARPKPGFYELAERFELYIGGIELANGFSELVDPVVQRRRFNEEIRKVDIDSSDNTGKVPEKFLAALEKLPDCAGIALGLDRLFMLLMERNSLAEVLPFSEADL; the protein is encoded by the coding sequence ATGTTGTCACTTGAAGGGCTTGCACAGCGTGCTCTCCTCATACAGAGGATTCGTGATTTTTTCCGCCACCGGAAATATATAGAGGTTGACACACCAATCCGTCTTCCGGTGCTGATTCCAGAAGCAGAAATTATTCCCCTTGCCTCTGAAAGCTGGTTTCTGCAAACCTCTCCTGAGCTCTGTATGAAACGAGTACTGGCTCAAGGTTGCTCGCAGATTTTTCAGATTTGTCCCTGCTTTCGCAAAGGAGAACGGGGACGGCTTCATCAAGAAGAATTCACCATGCTGGAGTGGTACCATACCGAATGGAGCTATCTGGAGCTGATGAAAGAATGTGAGCAGATGATCCAGCAGGTTGCAGGAAAAGACAGTATCTGTCGATCCGGTAGACGAATCTCTCTGGTGGCCCCTTGGCAGCGACTGACGGTGAACGATGCCTTTCGGTGCTATGCTGGGATGTCGGCTCAAGAGGCTGTTGATACAGGGAGGTTTGATATGTTGCTGGTAGAAAAGGTGGAACCGGAACTCGGCTGGGAATCTCCGGTTTTTCTCTATGATTATCCGATTGAGTTGGCTTCATTGGCTCGGCCTAAGCCGGGATTTTATGAACTGGCGGAGCGCTTTGAGCTCTATATTGGTGGTATTGAATTGGCGAACGGCTTTTCCGAGTTGGTAGATCCTGTCGTACAGAGGCGTCGTTTTAACGAGGAGATCCGCAAGGTTGATATTGATAGCAGCGACAACACCGGTAAGGTCCCGGAAAAGTTCCTTGCAGCACTTGAAAAACTGCCCGACTGCGCGGGTATAGCTCTTGGGCTGGATCGTTTATTCATGCTCCTGATGGAACGAAACAGTCTTGCCGAAGTACTCCCCTTTTCTGAGGCTGACCTGTAA
- the dut gene encoding dUTP diphosphatase — translation MQVIDVQFCWLDPDSCRDLSLPAYATRQAAGMDAAAATTEDTVLHPGEIKLFPTGFAVALPDGFEMQVRPRSGLAIKHGVTVVNAPGTIDADYRGEVKIGLINLGNASFTVQRGDRIAQLILAPVCQAQLRQVQELEKTERGEGGFGHTGL, via the coding sequence ATGCAGGTTATAGACGTACAATTTTGCTGGCTTGATCCCGACAGCTGTCGGGATCTTTCTTTACCCGCCTACGCCACCAGACAGGCAGCGGGAATGGATGCAGCGGCGGCAACAACTGAGGACACAGTGCTTCATCCAGGGGAAATCAAACTTTTTCCCACCGGATTTGCCGTCGCCCTGCCGGATGGTTTTGAGATGCAGGTACGCCCGAGATCCGGCTTGGCAATCAAGCACGGCGTCACAGTCGTCAATGCACCAGGGACTATAGATGCCGACTACCGAGGCGAGGTCAAGATTGGCCTGATTAATCTCGGCAACGCCTCTTTTACTGTTCAACGGGGCGATCGCATTGCCCAACTGATTCTTGCTCCGGTATGCCAAGCTCAATTACGGCAAGTGCAAGAGCTGGAGAAAACAGAGCGGGGCGAGGGGGGATTTGGGCACACTGGCTTGTAA
- a CDS encoding glycosyltransferase family 39 protein gives MLSQSTKKTRYIRLTWLILGAGLAVRLLISGQFFLVPDEANYWQWSRYLALGYYDHPPMIAWGIWLATYLFGHTEFAVRLPTVLALAFSSIYLCLLAAHWFSWRTASQVALLTQGILLMIGSALIATPDGMLLLCWAAACYHAARAVEEDTLSQWLVTGIWFGLGLLSKYTMLLFLPSLFSAMIFTGAYRKRLFSARPWLGLMTGCLLFTPVILWNAQNNWVTFRHVLFQGGVDESVFLTWAYLPDFLGTQAALLSPVIFLFIIVGWAKGWTGNRIPRPRASFLIWMSLTTFLVFILLALHVRIYGNWPAPAYLTAFVLIAALYSPGQVGEQAGDKASRYRLWRFGLGLAFLVSTLVLAQLLYPILPLRVGLDRTARETKGWDTLGKIVDKELQGMKRPEQTFIFGLRYQLASELAFYMKGQPRTVSINRWSRPNVYDFWFTDEMLLGKDAVGIFEHKPVITVLPEVFERVDPVVTVTLRRTGPWFGEETVHTLYMARCYGFKGGLAWVPKNSADVRAVQ, from the coding sequence ATGCTTTCCCAATCAACAAAAAAAACACGTTATATCCGGTTGACCTGGCTGATTCTCGGCGCAGGACTCGCTGTTCGTCTGCTGATCAGCGGGCAGTTTTTTCTTGTGCCGGATGAGGCTAATTATTGGCAGTGGAGTCGGTATCTCGCCCTTGGCTATTACGACCATCCGCCCATGATCGCCTGGGGGATCTGGTTGGCAACGTACCTTTTCGGTCATACCGAATTCGCTGTCCGTCTGCCCACTGTTCTTGCCCTGGCATTTTCCTCAATCTATCTCTGTCTACTCGCGGCACACTGGTTTTCCTGGCGCACAGCCTCTCAGGTCGCCCTGCTTACACAAGGCATTCTGCTGATGATCGGGTCCGCCCTGATCGCCACTCCCGACGGGATGCTGCTCCTGTGCTGGGCCGCTGCCTGCTATCATGCTGCACGGGCTGTTGAGGAAGATACCCTATCGCAATGGCTGGTTACTGGTATCTGGTTCGGCCTGGGCCTACTTTCCAAATATACCATGCTGCTCTTTCTGCCGTCGCTCTTTTCTGCGATGATTTTTACCGGAGCGTATCGGAAGCGGCTGTTCAGTGCTAGGCCGTGGCTGGGATTGATGACAGGCTGCCTGCTCTTTACCCCGGTTATCCTCTGGAATGCGCAAAATAACTGGGTCACTTTCCGGCATGTGCTGTTTCAGGGAGGAGTGGATGAGTCGGTTTTTCTGACTTGGGCATATCTTCCTGATTTTTTGGGCACGCAGGCGGCCTTGCTTTCTCCCGTCATTTTTTTATTTATTATCGTTGGTTGGGCCAAAGGATGGACCGGAAATCGGATTCCGCGCCCACGGGCATCGTTTCTCATCTGGATGTCGTTGACTACCTTTCTGGTTTTTATCCTGCTGGCCCTGCATGTTCGTATCTACGGCAACTGGCCCGCTCCTGCCTATCTGACAGCCTTTGTTCTGATCGCTGCTCTGTACAGTCCGGGACAGGTCGGGGAACAGGCTGGAGATAAAGCTTCCCGATATCGTTTATGGCGGTTTGGACTGGGTCTGGCCTTTTTGGTTTCAACGCTTGTTTTGGCGCAGCTTCTTTATCCGATTTTGCCACTCAGGGTTGGCTTGGATCGTACTGCTAGGGAAACCAAGGGCTGGGATACTCTGGGGAAGATCGTTGATAAGGAGTTACAGGGCATGAAACGACCTGAGCAGACCTTTATTTTCGGTCTTCGTTACCAGCTTGCCAGTGAACTGGCCTTTTATATGAAGGGGCAGCCGCGTACGGTATCTATTAACCGCTGGTCCCGACCTAATGTGTATGATTTTTGGTTTACGGACGAGATGTTGCTTGGAAAAGATGCTGTTGGTATTTTTGAGCATAAACCGGTTATCACGGTGCTGCCCGAGGTCTTTGAACGGGTCGATCCGGTCGTTACAGTAACCCTCCGCCGTACCGGACCCTGGTTTGGTGAGGAAACAGTCCATACCTTATACATGGCCCGCTGCTACGGCTTTAAAGGCGGACTGGCCTGGGTGCCGAAAAATTCCGCTGATGTTCGGGCGGTACAATAA
- a CDS encoding extracellular solute-binding protein has protein sequence MRLSKNFFLALVLCSVFLVHLSPNSVYAAHGVSLDGSLKYPAGFDHFDYVAPEANKGGLLTLHATGSFDKMNPFTLKGTEAFGLFGIENSLIFETLAVGSLDEPFAAYGLIAKDIELAADKKSVLFTLNEKARFSDGMPVTVEDVKFSLDTLKSDLAHPSYQIYYQDIIGAKIEDKAQGKIRFLFKRPNRELHIIASALPVLSKKFYTEHGFGAENKGDPMLPPVGSGPYIAKEVNPGKSITYKRNPDYWAVDHPTRKGLFNYNTITVKYFKDQIVSLEAFKAGEFDFMWVNIAKQWQRDLVGRPFDQGKLVKKTFAHKNNQGMQGFVFNTRKELFNNPKVRQALGLAFDFEWTNNALFFNQYTRANSYFSNSDLAATGLPSEAELKLLNPLKEKYPGDLPPEVFTTPLTPPTTTPPNSLRGNLRQAQKILVEQGWKVKDGILTSADGKQPFAFEILLASPSFERVMAPYVKNLEKLGIKASYRTIDPALYTDRLKNFDFDMTVTVFGQSQSPGNEQRDKWTSAAASRNGSANLAGIQSPVVDSLVNSLIYAETREELTAACKALDRVLWYGYYVVPNWYLAYHRLAFSARFKQPKQLPVYYNPYDLLYTWWFQEE, from the coding sequence ATGCGCTTATCAAAAAACTTTTTCCTCGCCCTTGTCCTGTGTTCCGTCTTCCTAGTTCACCTCTCTCCCAACAGCGTCTATGCGGCCCACGGTGTGTCTCTTGATGGCTCGTTGAAATACCCTGCTGGGTTTGACCATTTTGATTATGTTGCACCGGAAGCGAACAAAGGCGGGCTGCTGACCTTACACGCCACAGGCAGCTTTGACAAGATGAATCCCTTTACCCTCAAGGGCACCGAGGCGTTCGGTCTGTTCGGGATTGAAAACAGCCTGATTTTTGAAACCCTGGCTGTGGGTAGCCTGGATGAACCCTTTGCGGCCTACGGCCTGATTGCCAAAGATATCGAGCTGGCAGCGGATAAAAAGTCGGTTCTCTTTACCCTGAACGAGAAGGCCCGTTTTTCCGACGGCATGCCGGTAACGGTAGAGGATGTCAAATTTTCCTTGGATACCCTCAAATCTGATCTGGCCCATCCCTCGTATCAAATCTATTACCAGGATATCATCGGGGCGAAAATAGAGGATAAGGCGCAAGGGAAAATCCGTTTTCTCTTCAAACGTCCCAATCGGGAACTCCATATAATCGCCTCGGCTCTGCCCGTGCTCAGTAAAAAATTCTATACAGAACACGGCTTCGGTGCCGAGAACAAAGGCGATCCCATGCTGCCGCCCGTCGGCAGCGGCCCGTACATAGCCAAAGAGGTCAATCCCGGAAAATCAATTACATACAAACGCAATCCCGATTACTGGGCTGTTGATCATCCGACCCGCAAAGGGCTGTTTAACTACAACACTATTACCGTGAAGTATTTTAAGGATCAGATTGTCAGCCTTGAGGCTTTTAAGGCCGGAGAATTTGATTTCATGTGGGTAAATATTGCCAAACAATGGCAACGCGATCTGGTCGGTCGCCCGTTTGATCAGGGCAAACTGGTCAAAAAGACCTTTGCGCATAAAAACAACCAGGGGATGCAGGGTTTTGTTTTCAACACCAGAAAAGAGCTGTTTAACAACCCAAAAGTACGTCAGGCACTAGGGCTGGCCTTTGATTTTGAATGGACCAATAACGCGCTCTTTTTTAATCAGTATACCCGAGCAAATTCCTATTTCAGCAACTCGGATCTGGCGGCGACCGGGCTGCCCAGCGAAGCCGAGCTCAAGCTTCTCAATCCGCTCAAAGAAAAATATCCGGGGGATCTTCCGCCCGAGGTTTTTACGACCCCGCTCACCCCGCCGACAACGACTCCGCCGAACAGCCTGCGCGGCAACCTCCGTCAGGCCCAAAAAATCTTGGTTGAGCAAGGCTGGAAGGTCAAAGACGGAATTTTGACCTCGGCAGACGGTAAACAGCCTTTTGCATTCGAGATCCTTCTTGCCAGTCCCTCTTTTGAACGGGTCATGGCACCCTATGTCAAAAATCTCGAAAAACTCGGCATCAAGGCAAGCTATCGCACCATTGATCCGGCCCTGTACACGGATCGGCTGAAAAATTTTGACTTTGACATGACCGTTACCGTGTTCGGGCAATCGCAGTCACCGGGCAACGAACAGCGGGATAAATGGACTTCCGCAGCCGCTTCCCGCAACGGGTCCGCAAATCTGGCAGGCATTCAATCGCCGGTCGTGGACAGTCTGGTGAATTCGCTCATCTATGCTGAAACACGGGAAGAGCTGACAGCAGCCTGCAAGGCCCTGGATCGGGTGCTTTGGTATGGATATTATGTGGTGCCGAATTGGTATCTGGCCTATCACCGCCTCGCCTTTTCCGCCAGGTTCAAACAACCCAAGCAGTTGCCGGTGTATTATAATCCCTATGATCTGCTCTATACTTGGTGGTTTCAGGAGGAGTAA
- a CDS encoding asparagine synthase-related protein — MGAIFGCSGWSGKKNRAMADALSHRGTPPARTHASIRSTACWLPSRSNHGGIIEHRGQVVALAGHLFTDQKKTHMAPLLRSYREKGLGFIRDLRGAYVLAVLDEDRIHLGRDPAGLRTIYYGLYNDRFIFAVEPKGVLAWSGFARNLRPAAVAQYFAYGFVPGTETMLENLWELPPGHTVTFAQGKVEPPRRFFFPEQVGKEERSEQEWENEFTSLHGQALDDHLPVHGSVGLFLSGGLGSAAIGAEALRQHERKISSWSICFNDDQRGLGHAGAVADYIGTDHREILIQPKDFLKSLGDAVLAAGEPVGDPSSVLMYMLSSIAAEEVGYVLNGAGSSLLLGGTHVLPVLLRHWYGGIEKGPFFREQAYLSCCCGVYDDLNTLLTPEWRSLYNSHEALEGLLAPFFQAGRAENFLDMLSIANIQLKGGHMQLPLMERMTGAYGINSLSPLFDQRLIDMSFRMDPALKIRRGIEKRIIRQAYNKPLPKSIIERPKSGVDFPAHFWLSRECKKYARKVLSRRVIKRAGIFNPGRVEELLALTPEQTLPQHERALWLLITFELWRRKVGVE; from the coding sequence ATGGGAGCAATTTTTGGCTGTTCCGGTTGGAGCGGGAAAAAAAATCGGGCTATGGCAGATGCATTGAGTCATCGGGGAACTCCTCCGGCTCGTACCCACGCCTCAATTCGTTCAACGGCCTGTTGGCTTCCTTCCCGTTCAAATCACGGAGGTATCATTGAGCATCGAGGGCAGGTTGTTGCCCTTGCCGGACATCTTTTTACAGATCAGAAAAAAACGCATATGGCACCTCTCCTGCGCAGTTATAGGGAAAAGGGGTTGGGTTTTATTAGGGATTTGCGAGGGGCTTATGTTCTTGCTGTGCTTGATGAGGACCGTATACATCTTGGACGGGATCCTGCCGGGCTCCGTACGATCTATTACGGACTGTACAATGATCGGTTTATCTTTGCTGTTGAACCGAAAGGGGTGCTGGCTTGGTCCGGTTTTGCCCGTAACCTGCGACCGGCAGCTGTGGCACAGTATTTTGCCTATGGCTTTGTTCCGGGCACGGAGACCATGTTAGAAAATCTCTGGGAGTTGCCTCCGGGACATACGGTGACCTTTGCCCAGGGAAAGGTGGAACCGCCGCGTCGTTTTTTCTTTCCTGAGCAGGTGGGCAAGGAGGAAAGGAGCGAGCAGGAATGGGAAAATGAATTCACCTCTCTTCACGGACAGGCTCTTGATGATCACTTGCCTGTTCACGGTTCTGTTGGTCTTTTTCTTTCCGGGGGACTCGGCTCCGCTGCGATTGGCGCAGAGGCTCTCAGACAACATGAGAGAAAAATATCGAGTTGGTCGATCTGTTTTAACGACGATCAAAGAGGGTTGGGTCATGCCGGAGCTGTCGCTGACTATATCGGTACTGATCACCGGGAAATTTTGATTCAGCCGAAGGACTTCTTGAAGAGTCTTGGCGATGCTGTGCTTGCTGCGGGTGAGCCCGTTGGAGATCCGTCATCAGTTCTCATGTATATGCTTTCTTCAATTGCGGCCGAAGAAGTGGGATACGTCTTGAATGGGGCGGGTAGTTCCTTGCTCTTGGGCGGCACACATGTGCTTCCTGTTCTGCTGCGACATTGGTACGGGGGGATTGAGAAAGGACCTTTTTTTCGTGAACAGGCATATCTTTCCTGCTGTTGTGGTGTTTATGACGATTTGAATACTCTGCTTACCCCGGAATGGCGCAGTTTGTATAATAGTCATGAGGCTCTTGAGGGGCTTTTAGCACCTTTTTTTCAAGCAGGCCGAGCAGAAAATTTTCTCGATATGCTTTCTATTGCGAATATCCAGCTGAAGGGTGGACATATGCAGCTTCCATTGATGGAAAGAATGACCGGCGCATACGGGATAAATTCGCTCTCTCCTTTATTTGATCAGCGGTTGATTGATATGAGTTTTCGCATGGATCCTGCTTTGAAAATTCGTCGAGGCATTGAAAAAAGGATTATTCGTCAGGCTTATAACAAGCCTTTGCCTAAAAGTATTATTGAACGACCAAAGAGTGGGGTAGATTTTCCAGCCCATTTTTGGCTCAGTAGAGAGTGTAAAAAATATGCTCGTAAGGTTCTGAGCAGAAGAGTGATCAAGAGGGCTGGAATTTTTAACCCAGGTAGGGTTGAAGAGCTGCTCGCTCTTACACCTGAGCAGACTCTGCCCCAGCATGAACGTGCCTTGTGGCTCTTGATAACTTTTGAGTTGTGGCGGCGGAAAGTGGGGGTGGAATGA
- a CDS encoding YihY/virulence factor BrkB family protein yields MTHSSTQAGATVTPALKLGALKTGSRLSRWSFGCCPEEKKIIGGVRSLLRILLIMVHEFSNTNISLRASALTFSVILSMVPLLAMSTAILKGLGNGNQMRIAAYHFIDQLDPEAGQVLPSFDSELPPPDDSVDSEIAVSEDQSAEPLKQEDTVKQEGPIEVIEETMKEAIEVIAEEPPPSLNRHLHQAVDTIFDYVDNTNFAALGAFGIAGLLIVVVMVLSSVEDAMNAIWHTRRGRSLFRKIMDYLALLVLLPISVNIALAGDAILQSPKIMEYIITFIPSTWVVQMLLKLLPFIFITLSLMMMYLFFPNVKVKTTAAFCGALFGAVFWFIVQRAYVVLQIGVANYNAIYGSFATVPLFLVWIQLGWMFVLLGAVLAYAIQHRNSYQLSGTESNTRQDLQRTFDILITVYNNFALGRATVLDQLVEQSQVVNETDLARPLDLLFHGDLLHEIDQDGTAAFIPCRPLEQVDAVQIIRLILGKDGEADSVGGHLADQVVKAAEEFLSAGDFPDKYLTKSLTHQASAA; encoded by the coding sequence ATGACGCATTCCTCTACCCAGGCTGGTGCAACTGTAACTCCGGCTCTGAAGCTCGGAGCTTTGAAAACAGGGAGCAGGCTCAGCCGCTGGTCCTTTGGCTGCTGCCCTGAAGAAAAGAAGATCATCGGGGGGGTGCGCAGCCTGCTTCGTATCCTGCTGATCATGGTGCATGAGTTCAGCAACACCAATATCTCCCTCCGTGCCTCGGCCCTGACCTTCTCTGTTATCTTATCTATGGTCCCTTTGCTGGCGATGAGTACCGCCATTTTGAAAGGGCTGGGTAATGGGAACCAGATGCGGATCGCGGCCTATCATTTTATTGATCAATTGGACCCGGAGGCAGGGCAGGTGTTGCCCTCTTTCGATTCCGAATTGCCTCCGCCGGATGATTCGGTTGATTCGGAAATTGCGGTTTCCGAAGATCAATCGGCAGAACCGCTGAAACAGGAAGATACGGTCAAGCAGGAAGGGCCAATAGAGGTAATAGAGGAGACAATGAAGGAGGCAATAGAGGTGATAGCAGAAGAACCGCCGCCCTCGTTGAATCGCCATCTGCATCAGGCCGTTGATACCATCTTTGATTATGTGGATAATACCAATTTTGCCGCCCTTGGGGCCTTTGGTATTGCAGGCCTTCTGATTGTGGTGGTCATGGTGCTGAGTTCTGTGGAAGATGCCATGAACGCTATCTGGCATACCCGACGCGGCCGCTCCCTGTTCCGCAAAATTATGGATTATCTGGCCCTACTTGTCCTTCTCCCCATCTCGGTCAATATTGCCTTGGCCGGTGACGCTATCCTGCAATCGCCCAAGATAATGGAGTACATCATCACCTTTATTCCGTCAACTTGGGTCGTGCAGATGCTCCTGAAGCTGCTGCCGTTCATCTTCATCACCCTGTCTCTGATGATGATGTATCTTTTTTTTCCCAATGTGAAGGTCAAAACGACCGCAGCTTTTTGCGGGGCTCTGTTCGGTGCGGTCTTCTGGTTTATTGTCCAGCGTGCCTATGTGGTTCTTCAGATAGGCGTGGCAAACTATAATGCCATTTATGGATCCTTTGCCACGGTTCCGCTTTTTCTCGTCTGGATTCAGCTGGGCTGGATGTTCGTCCTGCTCGGTGCAGTTCTGGCCTATGCTATTCAGCATCGCAACAGCTATCAGTTGTCAGGGACAGAGAGCAATACCCGCCAGGATCTTCAGCGGACCTTTGATATTTTGATTACGGTCTATAATAATTTTGCCTTAGGTCGAGCCACCGTGTTGGATCAGCTGGTAGAACAGAGTCAGGTGGTGAACGAGACCGATCTGGCCCGTCCCCTGGATCTGTTGTTTCATGGCGATTTGCTGCACGAAATCGACCAGGATGGAACAGCCGCCTTTATCCCCTGTCGCCCTCTTGAACAGGTCGATGCGGTCCAGATTATTCGCCTGATACTTGGTAAAGACGGAGAAGCGGACTCTGTGGGCGGGCATCTTGCTGATCAGGTTGTCAAAGCGGCAGAGGAGTTTCTTTCGGCGGGAGATTTTCCAGATAAATACCTGACCAAAAGTCTCACACATCAAGCGAGTGCGGCATAG
- a CDS encoding PilZ domain-containing protein, giving the protein MTKNVEKRRQPRMQLDGYSANIASDGFVYTATVQDVSLKGIQLQGLPARFTAVKGEQFSVVISDYQDLTHYKLTVHSKWRKKDGRLVAVGFHIKNAPVSWKQLISQEMPTPDHDASEGDPWDQYVGARV; this is encoded by the coding sequence ATGACTAAAAATGTTGAAAAGCGCAGGCAGCCAAGAATGCAATTAGATGGTTACAGCGCAAATATTGCCAGCGATGGATTTGTCTACACAGCAACAGTCCAGGATGTATCTCTTAAGGGGATTCAGTTACAGGGGTTGCCTGCGAGATTTACCGCAGTGAAAGGTGAGCAGTTTAGTGTTGTTATTTCCGACTATCAGGATCTAACGCATTATAAATTAACCGTGCATTCGAAATGGAGAAAGAAAGATGGGCGACTCGTGGCTGTTGGATTTCATATTAAGAATGCTCCTGTGAGCTGGAAGCAGCTTATTTCACAGGAGATGCCGACCCCGGACCATGATGCCTCTGAAGGTGATCCTTGGGATCAGTATGTCGGGGCACGGGTCTAA
- a CDS encoding transglycosylase SLT domain-containing protein: MPIMIKKITCLFLFFATVLLVDGRCEAGTRFPIYKIIAPNVQFWEKIYGTYSSEQGVLHDKNDLSIIYAVIDFVPRKTPGARTVNTQLEKMVRMRHENILEKFADGRKPSTREEKKIYALFKGKQKPAVFREASENLRVQIGLKDTFRKGVIRSGAYMPLIKKIMRARNLPVELAYLPHVESSFNLNAHSKAAAVGLWQFTKHTGLEYMTINELVDERFDVYLSSMAAARFLQENYRQLGSWPSALTAYNYGRAGMVRAQKQWGTYPRIIANHETAIFKFASKNFYSEFIAAVRVARRLENDRSLVKDRPWINVSFRLPKYAPVKELTDYFGVSDEEFERLNPAIRGSALEGRKYIPKGTLVRLPATKRIRKQIKNIPSRLLYAQQIRDKEYKVRKGDTALSIAKKYKVSLKELVQANNLGRKAGIRLGQKLRIPVSAVAAEFTSRSNVVVILEATPKEKVREKVELAVQKDAKGSEAGGAEVKEVPMALADSGNSVLTLNKLSKRTP; this comes from the coding sequence ATGCCTATCATGATCAAAAAAATAACATGCCTCTTTCTGTTTTTTGCAACGGTTTTACTGGTCGACGGACGGTGTGAGGCTGGTACTCGCTTTCCGATTTATAAGATTATCGCACCCAATGTGCAGTTTTGGGAAAAAATTTACGGCACATATAGCAGTGAGCAAGGTGTATTGCATGATAAAAACGATTTGAGCATTATCTATGCTGTTATAGATTTTGTTCCGAGGAAAACACCAGGAGCTCGCACTGTTAATACGCAGCTTGAAAAAATGGTCCGTATGCGCCATGAAAATATTCTTGAAAAATTTGCTGACGGCAGGAAACCGAGCACAAGAGAAGAAAAAAAGATTTATGCTCTTTTTAAAGGAAAACAAAAGCCTGCGGTCTTCCGTGAGGCTAGTGAAAATCTTCGCGTACAGATAGGTCTGAAAGATACCTTTCGTAAAGGAGTTATTCGCTCCGGGGCATATATGCCGCTGATCAAAAAAATCATGCGGGCCCGCAACCTGCCGGTGGAACTTGCTTATCTTCCTCATGTTGAATCCTCTTTTAATCTCAATGCCCATTCCAAGGCAGCCGCAGTCGGTCTTTGGCAGTTTACAAAGCATACCGGTCTGGAATATATGACAATTAATGAACTGGTTGATGAGCGTTTTGACGTGTACCTGTCCAGTATGGCGGCGGCACGGTTTCTTCAGGAAAATTATCGCCAGCTCGGATCTTGGCCTTCAGCCCTGACTGCCTATAATTATGGTCGGGCAGGGATGGTGCGTGCTCAGAAACAGTGGGGAACCTATCCGAGAATTATCGCCAACCATGAGACGGCGATCTTTAAGTTTGCTTCAAAGAATTTTTATTCGGAGTTCATCGCGGCTGTTCGTGTAGCCAGACGCTTGGAAAATGATCGCTCTTTGGTTAAAGATCGTCCTTGGATCAATGTTAGCTTTCGTCTGCCTAAGTATGCCCCTGTAAAGGAACTGACCGACTACTTCGGGGTAAGTGATGAAGAGTTTGAGCGGCTGAATCCTGCGATCCGAGGCTCGGCCCTTGAAGGACGGAAATATATCCCGAAAGGTACCCTGGTTCGTCTGCCTGCGACAAAGCGTATTCGCAAACAGATAAAGAATATTCCCTCCCGACTGTTGTACGCCCAGCAGATTCGTGATAAAGAATACAAAGTCAGGAAAGGAGATACCGCCCTCAGTATTGCGAAAAAATACAAGGTCTCTTTGAAAGAGCTTGTACAGGCGAATAACCTGGGCAGGAAGGCGGGGATACGCTTGGGGCAGAAGTTAAGGATTCCCGTTTCTGCTGTTGCAGCGGAGTTCACGAGCCGCAGCAATGTAGTGGTTATCTTGGAGGCCACACCGAAAGAAAAGGTGAGGGAAAAGGTCGAACTGGCGGTCCAAAAGGACGCAAAGGGGTCGGAAGCAGGGGGGGCGGAAGTGAAAGAAGTTCCGATGGCCCTTGCTGACAGCGGTAACAGTGTTCTCACCCTCAATAAGTTATCCAAAAGAACCCCCTAA
- the uppP gene encoding undecaprenyl-diphosphatase UppP, whose product MTFLQAIILGIVQGLTEFIPVSSSGHLVLVPHFLGWHFGKEQGFIFDVLVQWGTLFSVFIYFWKDLTTIAKTFIQGVIQGNSFAEPDSRMGWYLIIATLPAVVFGLLGKGLIEHAFASAKMTGYFLFLTAILLVIAETVGQRNRRMEEITWLDSLLIGFSQVLALLPGVSRSGATIAGGMTCHLDRSAAARFSFLMSVPVMLGAGLLALKDLAELPGLSDFLLPLLAGFFAALVSGYIAIRWLIAYLSKHSLYLFAVYCTVLGLIVFLSV is encoded by the coding sequence ATGACTTTTTTGCAGGCAATTATTCTTGGTATTGTGCAGGGACTTACAGAGTTTATTCCGGTGTCCAGCTCCGGTCATCTGGTGCTGGTTCCTCATTTTTTGGGTTGGCATTTTGGAAAAGAGCAGGGCTTTATTTTTGATGTGCTGGTCCAGTGGGGTACTCTGTTTTCCGTTTTTATTTATTTTTGGAAAGATCTGACAACGATTGCAAAGACCTTCATCCAGGGTGTTATTCAGGGAAATTCCTTTGCCGAGCCGGATTCGCGGATGGGTTGGTATCTGATTATAGCAACTCTACCTGCTGTTGTGTTCGGTTTGCTGGGCAAGGGCTTGATTGAGCATGCCTTTGCCAGTGCAAAGATGACTGGGTATTTTCTTTTTTTAACGGCAATTCTGCTGGTCATTGCGGAGACCGTCGGTCAACGGAACCGGCGTATGGAGGAAATAACTTGGCTGGACAGTCTGCTGATCGGTTTTTCTCAGGTTCTTGCTCTGCTGCCCGGAGTCTCCCGTTCCGGTGCGACCATTGCTGGGGGGATGACCTGTCATCTGGACCGGTCGGCAGCAGCTCGTTTCTCTTTTCTGATGTCTGTGCCGGTGATGCTGGGTGCCGGGTTACTTGCTCTCAAGGATTTGGCAGAGCTTCCGGGTCTGAGCGATTTTCTTCTTCCCTTGTTGGCTGGGTTTTTCGCTGCTCTGGTATCCGGCTATATTGCGATCCGTTGGTTGATTGCCTATTTGAGCAAACATTCTCTGTATCTCTTTGCCGTGTACTGTACCGTACTCGGCTTGATCGTTTTCCTTTCGGTTTGA